A single Rubrivivax gelatinosus IL144 DNA region contains:
- a CDS encoding CapA family protein, giving the protein MNRRDFNAALLAGAWAGAVRAEPQPTVSLVFVGDVMLADGPGRVLRRGGNPFAPTARLLAGADLRIANLECVVARGGKADDKPWTFRADPRVLALLRRQVDVVSLANNHSGDFGREAFAEMLGALRANGLPYFGGGHDLAEAHRPLVVERRGLRIALLGYDEYFPRYFEAGHDHPGVAWSEDEQVVLDIRRARAMADLVIPFMHWGEEGRPTANDRQRALARLMIDAGADAVVGTHPHIVQDVEFHRGRPIVYSLGNFVFDGFDKLENNTGWVLRMEIGRDGVRSLRRAVVRMDREGTPHPAGDEADLMPPPSR; this is encoded by the coding sequence ATGAACCGCCGCGACTTCAACGCCGCGCTGCTGGCCGGCGCCTGGGCCGGGGCCGTGCGCGCCGAGCCGCAGCCGACGGTCAGCCTGGTCTTCGTCGGCGACGTGATGCTCGCCGACGGTCCCGGGCGCGTGCTGCGCCGCGGCGGCAACCCGTTCGCGCCGACGGCCCGGCTGCTGGCCGGCGCCGACCTGCGCATCGCCAACCTCGAATGCGTGGTCGCGCGCGGCGGCAAAGCCGACGACAAACCCTGGACCTTCCGCGCCGACCCGCGCGTGCTGGCGCTGCTGCGCCGCCAGGTCGACGTGGTCTCGCTGGCCAACAACCACTCGGGCGACTTCGGCCGCGAGGCCTTCGCCGAGATGCTGGGCGCGCTGCGCGCCAACGGCCTGCCGTACTTCGGCGGCGGCCACGACCTCGCCGAGGCGCACCGGCCGCTGGTCGTCGAACGCCGCGGGCTGCGCATCGCGCTGCTGGGCTACGACGAGTACTTCCCGCGTTATTTCGAAGCCGGCCACGATCACCCGGGTGTGGCCTGGAGCGAAGACGAGCAGGTCGTGCTCGACATCCGCCGCGCGCGGGCGATGGCCGACCTGGTGATCCCGTTCATGCACTGGGGCGAGGAAGGCCGGCCGACGGCCAACGACCGCCAGCGCGCGCTGGCCCGGCTGATGATCGACGCCGGCGCCGACGCCGTCGTCGGCACCCACCCGCACATCGTGCAGGACGTCGAGTTCCACCGCGGCCGGCCCATCGTCTACAGCCTGGGCAACTTCGTCTTCGACGGCTTCGACAAGCTCGAGAACAACACCGGCTGGGTGCTGCGCATGGAAATCGGCCGCGACGGCGTGCGCTCGCTGCGGCGCGCCGTGGTGCGCATGGATCGCGAGGGCACGCCGCATCCGGCGGGGGACGAGGCGGACTTGATGCCGCCGCCCAGCCGCTGA